The Vallitalea okinawensis genome window below encodes:
- a CDS encoding glycoside hydrolase family 130 protein: MLKRTILGETLKNIPWESRPEGCKDVVWRSEKNPIIPRDLLPNSNSIFNSAVVPYKDGFAGVFRCDDKRREMRIHAGFSKDGIQWDIDEQPIQFVSEDDEIGNFEYAYDPRVCWIEDRYYVTWCNGYHGPTIGMAYTYDFKEFHQIENAFLPYNRNGVLFPRKIDGKFAMLSRPSDTGHTSFGDIFVSFSKDMEYWGKHRHVMGTRGSWQSTKIGAGPVPIETKEGWLLFYHGVLTSCNGYVYHFGAALLDLDEPWKVIARTEPYLLSPQKMYECVGDVPNVVFPCAALADAETGRIAIYYGGADTVTCLAYAQVDELIDFIKNNSRL, translated from the coding sequence ATGCTTAAAAGAACTATTTTAGGAGAGACACTTAAAAATATCCCTTGGGAAAGTAGACCTGAAGGTTGCAAGGATGTTGTATGGCGTTCTGAAAAGAATCCTATTATTCCTAGAGATTTATTACCGAATTCCAATAGTATATTTAATAGCGCAGTTGTTCCTTATAAGGATGGATTTGCTGGAGTTTTCCGATGTGATGATAAAAGGCGTGAAATGAGAATTCATGCAGGATTCAGTAAGGATGGAATTCAGTGGGATATTGATGAGCAACCTATCCAATTTGTAAGTGAAGATGATGAGATAGGTAACTTTGAATATGCTTATGATCCACGTGTGTGTTGGATAGAAGATCGCTATTATGTAACATGGTGTAATGGTTATCATGGCCCAACCATTGGTATGGCCTATACTTATGATTTCAAAGAATTTCATCAGATTGAGAATGCTTTTTTACCATACAACAGAAACGGTGTCTTGTTTCCTAGGAAAATCGATGGAAAGTTTGCTATGTTAAGCCGACCAAGTGATACTGGGCACACGTCTTTCGGCGATATATTTGTCAGCTTTAGTAAAGACATGGAGTATTGGGGAAAACATCGACATGTCATGGGAACAAGAGGTTCTTGGCAAAGTACGAAAATTGGAGCGGGACCGGTTCCTATTGAAACAAAAGAAGGATGGCTTCTATTTTATCATGGTGTCTTAACATCATGTAACGGTTATGTGTATCATTTTGGTGCAGCCTTGTTAGATTTGGATGAACCATGGAAAGTGATTGCGAGAACAGAACCCTATTTATTATCACCACAAAAGATGTATGAGTGTGTTGGTGATGTTCCAAATGTTGTATTCCCTTGTGCAGCTCTAGCAGATGCTGAAACAGGTCGTATAGCTATATATTATGGTGGTGCTGATACTGTGACATGTTTGGCTTATGCCCAAGTTGATGAACTAATCGATTTTATAAAGAATAATTCTAGATTGTAA
- a CDS encoding ABC transporter substrate-binding protein — protein sequence MKLRKFISILLVMTVLLAIPACGSSEKNTNGDAQGTSDEPVNLIWIQGGDQPKEYAKVMEELNKMSAEDIGVTVDIKYYENEKTLLAMSTGEYFDIAFTCEWYNNHAIGAQKGYFADISEKVKESAPELYEYIPEVVWKGSMVQDHLYAIPVYKDSAATQYWCFDEKFIVDELGMDLSQVGFELETLTPILEAAKAKKPNEYPLTFNRDGLNGFGNQYEYLVRDLYIGVPYDGSADVVSLFDQEDIQSDFAQLHEWYQAGYINPDAPQVQEEPKYSAVWSGQGFVGADAIWSSTKNHKVTTVKKYGPVYSTASIRGAMNGISANSKHIDAALKYLQYANLDVDYRNMLAYGIEGEHYKKTEEGTVERLNDGFQPWTFSQATFFTMYPTAPAPVNQWELVKEDIQNAPGSPLIGFTPDITEIETEIAAAKTIVDKYKHGLLTGSTDPSVEIPKMMEELEAVGYRDIVAKIQAQVDAFK from the coding sequence ATGAAATTACGTAAGTTTATTAGTATTTTACTAGTTATGACAGTATTGTTAGCTATACCAGCCTGTGGTTCAAGTGAAAAGAACACAAATGGTGATGCTCAAGGTACATCTGATGAACCTGTTAACTTAATATGGATTCAAGGTGGAGATCAACCAAAAGAGTATGCTAAAGTAATGGAAGAACTTAATAAAATGTCTGCAGAAGACATAGGCGTAACAGTTGATATTAAATACTATGAAAATGAAAAAACTTTATTAGCCATGTCAACAGGCGAATATTTTGATATCGCTTTTACATGTGAATGGTATAACAACCATGCAATAGGTGCGCAAAAAGGTTATTTTGCAGACATTTCTGAGAAGGTTAAAGAATCTGCTCCAGAATTATATGAATATATTCCAGAGGTAGTTTGGAAAGGATCTATGGTTCAGGATCACTTATATGCAATACCTGTATATAAGGATTCTGCTGCAACACAGTATTGGTGTTTTGATGAAAAGTTCATTGTAGATGAGTTAGGTATGGATCTTTCACAAGTGGGATTCGAGCTTGAAACATTAACACCTATATTAGAGGCTGCAAAAGCTAAAAAGCCAAACGAATATCCATTAACGTTCAACAGAGATGGATTAAATGGATTTGGTAATCAGTACGAATACTTAGTAAGAGATCTATATATTGGTGTTCCATATGATGGTTCAGCAGATGTAGTAAGTCTATTTGATCAAGAAGATATTCAAAGTGATTTCGCACAATTACACGAATGGTATCAAGCTGGATATATTAATCCTGATGCGCCACAGGTACAAGAAGAACCTAAATATTCTGCTGTTTGGTCTGGACAGGGGTTTGTAGGAGCTGATGCTATTTGGAGTTCAACTAAAAATCATAAAGTAACAACTGTTAAAAAGTATGGACCAGTATATTCAACTGCATCTATTCGTGGTGCTATGAACGGCATTAGTGCTAACTCAAAACATATTGATGCTGCACTTAAATACTTACAATATGCAAACTTAGATGTAGACTACAGAAATATGTTAGCTTATGGTATTGAAGGAGAGCATTATAAGAAGACTGAAGAAGGAACTGTTGAAAGATTGAATGATGGTTTCCAACCATGGACATTCTCTCAAGCTACATTCTTCACAATGTACCCAACTGCTCCTGCACCAGTTAACCAGTGGGAATTAGTTAAAGAAGATATTCAAAACGCGCCAGGAAGTCCGTTAATTGGTTTCACTCCTGATATTACTGAGATTGAAACTGAGATCGCAGCAGCAAAGACAATTGTTGACAAATATAAGCATGGTTTATTAACTGGTTCTACAGATCCATCTGTAGAGATTCCAAAAATGATGGAAGAACTTGAAGCAGTAGGCTATCGTGATATTGTTGCTAAGATACAAGCACAAGTTGATGCATTTAAATAA